One Campylobacter showae CSUNSWCD genomic window, TTTATCTTTTATAAACCCGCCCTTGAAATCTCGCTTAAATTTCTTGTGAAAAACATCGTCGTCATCGCCGTCTTTTAGCTCGATATCAAGCCTTTTTGCTTCCGCCACGCTTAGCGCGCCAACCTTGTCATTGTAGCTTTTGCGAAAATCCTGCATGAAATTTTGCCTATCGGCGACGCTCATGGCATCCATTTTCTTTATCATCTCGGCTTTTAGTCCGCGCTTAACCTCTTTTGCCTCGTATCTTAGTTTGCCCGCACGCTTGTCTATCTCAAACGCTACTTCGCTAAGCGTCTTAGCATCGGCATTTGCGACCATTTTATATAGCTCGTCGTTTGTGCTATTTTCAAGCGACGCGGCAAAAAGCCCGCCCGCAACCAGCATACTAATCAAAACTACTTTTTTCATTTTCTCTCCTTTAAAAAGATGAGCGAAGTTTAAAGAAAAGTCGTGAAAAAAATGTTAATTTAAAATTTCGTTGATTTTTTTGACGAAATTTAGCGGATTTACCTGCACGCCGCCCGCGATCACGCCAAAGTGCAGGTGCGGCCCGCTCACTCGCCCGCTAGCACCGCTAAGCGCGATGATATCGCCTTTTTTGACGCTTTGTCCGACTTTGACGTTTAGCGCGCTTAGATGATAGTACTGCGTGTAAATGCCCTCTCCGTGGTCTATAACTACAGATCCGCCCGCATAGTAGCGATCTTTTGCGATGACGACTACGCCGTCGTTTGCCGCGATAACGGACGTGCCGACCGCGGCCCTAAAGTCCGTGCCGCCGTGGTAGCTCTTTAGGGTACCGTTAAATACGCGCGCAGTACCGAACGGACTCGTAACCGACGAGCTCATCGGTAGGATAAATTTGGAGTTAAATTTTAGCCCGACATTAGTCGTGGCGTAGATTTTATTTGCCTCCTCGCGCTCCTCCTCGATACGCTTTAGAACCTCTTTTGGAGGCGTCACCTTACTACCCTCGACGGTTATTTTTTCTTTTTTATATTCGCCCTCCATGATCTTAAAAACTATCGTCTCGTCGCCGCTTTTAAGCCCGTTTATTAGCTTGATTTCGCCCTTTTGACGGTAGCTAGCAGCAACTACGGCAAATTTTAAATTTTCATCGCCAGGCACGCTAAGCCAGCGCTTTTTCTTGCCGTCGATGCTTAAATTTCCGGCAAATTTAGCCTCCACTTGCACTATCTCCACGTCGCCGTTTACGATCGTCTGAGTTTCGCTCGGCGCGCTGCCCTGCCCTTTTGCGCTTAAATTTAGGCAGATCAAAACGGCTAAAATAATCTTTTTCATTTACATCCTTTACGTAAATTTAATGAATAATTTTTAAATTTAATAAAAAAATACTATAATAGCGGGTGAATTTTACGAAAAAGGAAACGAAAATGAAAAGATTTTTAAAGCTTGCCGCTTGCGCACTTTTGCTCGGTCAGCTTGCTTATGCGGATTTTACACAAAATCAAAAAGTAAGAACATCATTTGATATCTTAAACGATCTAGGTTCTAGAAAACTGCTAAATTTAAAAGATACTAGCGAAATAAGAGGCATAATAGTCATACCAGAAGTAGTTAGCGGCGGGCTAGTCGTGACGACTCATACTGGAGACGGTATATTCGTCGGCAGAAATGATGAAAATGAATGGAGCAGTCCGATATTTATAAATTTTAAAGGCGGTGGCATAGGTCTGCAGGGCGGCTATAAATCAACCGACCTTGTTGTGCTTTTTAAATCAAGAAGATCGTATGCAGGACTAATAAACGGCAAAGGTCAAATCGATCTTAGCGCCGATGCCGTAGTACTGGGCGCGGGCGAAAAAGCCGGTGTAATGAGCGATCTGCCTGAAATTACGGCTTGGGCTACGTTAAGAGGCAAAAGCAGGGGCCTTTTTGCAGGCGTTAGCGTTAACACGTCTTTGGTCGTGGTAGACAAGCAGGCTACGTATGATTATTACGATAGAATGTATGATATGGAAGATATCTACAACAACTCCCCGAAAGACTCAAGATATACAAAAACGCTAAAAGAAGTATTAAATAAATATTTTAAATAATTAAGAAGAAAAACGGTTTGGCCTAGCGGCTAAACCGTATAAAGAGAGACGAATCTTTTTTTGTTGATCGGCGAAAACTGAGTCATATACTCAAACGCTTCTTCATAGTCTCCGTCGGTATATTTTGCGACCTCTTCGATAAGCTCGAAAAGCTCCTCGTCGTCAAGCGATTCAAAGTTGCCTCGGTTTTCCAAAACCTCCAGCAAAACCGCTTCAAGCTCTAGTTCATCGTACGTCATGGCTTCCCTTTTAAAATTTTTGCGGAATTATGCCAAAATAACCTTTATAACCGCTTAGTCAAAATCTCTATTTTTTGAGAATTGGTCTTAAATTTATCGCATTATCAGCTTTTTTTACTATAATAGAAAATAATTTTAATCGGCTGAAACGGTGGCAAAATGCACACTTTTGATAAATTTTATATGAAATTTTTAGAGCTTTTACGGGATTACGGATATAAAAATTCCGCCGCAAAAGAGCAAATTTTAAAAATTTTATTTTCCAGCGACGAGCACCTTGGTGCAAGCGAGATACAAACTAAGATCAAAAGTGAATTTAGACGAAATGTGAGCCTCACGGCGATCTATCAGTTTTTAAATTTTTTGCAGGATTTCGGGCTGGTTTTGAGTTTTGAAGAGAACGGGATAAATAAATTCGAGCTAAATTTAAAGTCGCATCACGATCATCTCGTCTGTACCAAGTGCGGCGCGACCGAGAATTTTTTCGATAAAGATATAGAAGAAAAACAAGAGCAAATTTGTAGAAATTCAGGCTTTAAACTCGAAGGCCATGCGATGATTTTATACGGAATTTGTCTAAAGTGCCAAAACAAATAGCCTATTTTGCGCCTCTTTATCAAAAATGATTTGATAACGATATGCAAAAAAGTTTCAGTTAAATTTAAGCGTAGCAAATAGATAATACGCCAAAAAACAAAGGAGAAACATGAGCGCAGCGCCACATATACCATCGGAGTTAGTCTTACGCATAGCTTCGTATTTTACGCCGATCCACCACGTCGCAGGCCGTTTAAGAGTCCGCGTCAGCAGCGATATCAAAAAAGAAGCGGACAGCTTGCCGTTAGAAAAAATAGATCAAACGATCAAGCAAATAGACGGCATAAAAAACGTCAAATTTAACAAACTAATCGGTTCTGCAACGATCGAGTACGACCACGAAGTTTTCCCGAAAAAGATGTGGGATGATCTGCTAAAAGGCGAAAATTTGCACGAAATCTCAGCCCTCATCAACAATCTAGCTCAAAAAGCTACCGGCGGCGCAAGATGAACGAGGAGCTAAAGCAAGCCGCAAATGCGGTATTTTTACTAGAGTCGCAAGGGATCAAATTTTACGAAAACGTCTGCAAAAAAGATGAAATTTTTGATCAAATTTTAGCCGTTAGGCAAAGCGGATTAGAGCTTTTAAAGCCTTATGCAGATCCTGCCGACCCGCAAGTTTTTTGCACTTTTGTGTGCGAGGATCTTGACGCCTGCTTTATAAAAGCCCTAAACTACGAGCTTGAGCTAAATGCGTTTTATGAAAATTTGACCGACAGCATAAACGATGAAAATTTTAAAGATATTTGTTTTAGGCTTTGGGCGACGTCAAATAACGAATACATCCCGGCCCTAAAAGCAAAACTGGCTCAAATTTTAGCCACGCAGTTTCAAGGTGCGGATAACGCAAGCCAAGAGGAGCAAGCGCAAACGGCTCAAAATCCGAGCGACAATATCTTAAACGCTTTTGATTCGGATGGCTTTAAGCAAATCAGCCAAACGCTGGAGCGCATAAGCTCCGGACAAGGCAGCAAAGAGGACGCGATCGCGCTTTTAAACAATCCGAATTTTTCATTTTTCGGCGGTTTGGCGCTTGGCGGACTAGCCAGCATGATGCTAAGTAAAAATTTAGATAAAAATAAAGATAAAGAATAAAATTTAACATAAAGGATAAAAAATGGCATTACCGTTTATCGCAGGTGCGGTTTTAGGAGGTTTAGCTGTCGCGGCTTTTGGCAATAAAGAAAAAATCAAATCGGCTCTTGAAAGCGGACTAGATAAAGGCAAAGAATTTGCCCAAAACGCAAAAGAATTTGCCGAGAAAAAAGTAGGCGAAGCAAAAGAGTACGCCGAGAAAAAATTTGCTAAAACAAGCGAAGAGGCAACCGAAACAAAAAAACGCACAAGACGCACTAGCGCCGAAGTAGCCGCTGAAAAAGAAGCCAAAAAAACAAAGTCTAAGAAAAAAAGCGCTCCAAGAGCTAAAAAAGCTCCGGCAAAAGCAGCCGAGCAAACCGAAAGTCTAGCCGAAGATATCGCAAATGCGCTTGAGCCGAATTTAGAAAAATAATAAAGGTATAGAATGAATTTAACATCAACAACCAGACTTCCAGCAGACCACTTAATAAGCGGCGCGCTAATCGGCGCAATGGCAGCCGGCGGCGTAGAAATACTAAACTATAAAAAAGGCAAGGTCAGCAAGACGCAGGCCGTAGCTAAAACGACTAAAATCGCTATCCAAGGCGGTATCGTCACGGCGTGCGCTATCAGCGCATCAAACAAACTAGTCTCGGCGCGCTATCTTGCGGCTGCGGCAACCGTTGCCGCCGGTATCGCCGGCGTAATCGCTACGGAAAAAATAATCAAAATTTTAGAGGAAGATAAATGAAAAACCCTTACATAAACGAAACGCAAACTATAAATCAATTAAACGAAGACGGTAGCATGACTACGACTACTACGACGGTAAAGACTACCGGCGCTCCAAGCGCGCTGGATAACAGCATAAATAATGCGCTAAAAGACTTTATCCCCGCAAATTTTAATGCCGCGGGCTTCATAAAAGGCGCGCTAATAGGCGGCGTCGCAGCCTACGTGCTAACTAATGAAAATGCCCAAAAGGCGATATTTTCCGCCATAGTAAAAGGCTCAAATTTGCTTCAAGCCGGATTTGAGGAGTTAAAAGAACGCTTTGAAGACGTAAAGGCTGAAATTGACTCCCAAAAATAACGTTCGCATCGCACATCTAATAAAAAATCGCGTTAGGTTTATCTGCGAACGTATCGGCGAGAACTGCGACGAGAGCCATTTGGAGGCGCAAATTTCCGAATTTAAATACGTAAAAAGCGTCAGAGTAAATAAAAAAGCTAAAAGCATCGTGGTCGGCTTTGAGTCAAATTTAGACGAGATTAAAGATTTTATCGAGAATTTACAGATTAAAAATTTAAGCAAGCGTAAAGAAGAGCCGAGCAAGGCTGAAATTTATAAAGCTGCAGCCGCTTTAGCTCTCACCCCGCTGATTGGTAGCAATGGCGTAAAGGCTGCAGTTAGCCTCGTCGCCGCAGCTCCGCTACTAAAAGAAGGCGCAAGCGAAGCCGTAAACGAGGGCGTAACCTCAAAGGCTCTTGAAGCAGCGGCCGTCGGCGTGAGTCTAGCCAGGCGCGACTTTTTGGCGGCAAATAGCACAAATCTCATGCTAACTATCGGCGAATACATGGAAGAAAGCGCCGTACATCGCAGCGACGACCTCATCAAAGAGCTAGCCCGCCCAAACATCGAAGAGGTCTGGATCGAGATAAATGATCACGGCAAAAAATCTCTCAAAAAAATCCCGACCGCAGACGTAAAAATAGGCGACATCGTAGTAGTCGGCGCAGGCGAAAGCATCGGCATCGACGGCTATATCGTCGAAGGCACCGCGAGCGTAAATCAAGTCTCGATGACGGGCGAAGCAGAGCCGGTCAAAAAAGAGCGCGGCGACCGCGTGATGAGCGGAACGGTCGTCGAGGACGGACGCATAAAAATTTGGGCCGAGAGTATAGCGGCCGAGAGCGCAACAGCGAGGATAAAATCCTACATCCAAAGCTCGCTAAACGAAAAATCGGCCGTCGGGTTAAAAGCCACGAGGCTAGCCGACAAGCTAGTGCCCGTGACGCTAAGCCTAGCCGGCGTTTCGTATCTGCTTAGCCGCGATATGACGCGCGTCGCTAGCGTCTTGCAGGCGGACTACTCCTGCGCGCTAAAGCTAGCCACACCCGTCGCCTTTAAATCAAGCATCTCAAAAGCAGGCCGCAACGGCGTGCTGATAAAGGGCGCTAAATCTATCGAAGCGCTAGCGAGCGCAGATACTTTCGTCTTTGATAAAACGGGCACATTAACGCACGGCAGCTTAAGCGTCGTGAAAGTTCACTCGTTTAAAAAAGAATTTACCGAGGCTCAGCTCTTAAATTTGACCGCAAGCGCAGAGGAGCACTACTTTCACCCCGTAGCCGAGGCTATCGTAAAGGCCGCTAGAGAGATAGGCTTTCATCATATCCACCACGACGAGGTCGAGTTTATCGTCGCTCACGGCGTGAAAACCTACGTAGGCGGCAAAGAGGTCGTGATCGGCTCGCGGCATTTTTTAGAGGACGACGAGCAAATTTCATTTAGCAAACACGAAGAAATCATAAAAAGCGAAGTAGATAGCGGACTTACGCTACTATACATAGGCTACGACAAAGAGCTTTTAGGTATCATCGCCATGCGCGACACTATGCGAGAAAACGCCGCGCAGACGCTGGCAAAACTGCGAAAACTAGGCGTAAAAGAGCTAATCATGCTAACGGGCGACGTGCAGTCTAAAGCTGATCAGGTAGCAAGCGAGCTAGGTATCGATAGAGTCTATGCAAACTGCCTACCTACCGATAAAGCAGGCATTATCGAGCAGCTAAAAGCCGAAGGTAAAAAAGTAGCCTTCGTCGGAGACGGCATCAACGACGCGCCAAGCCTCACCAAGGCGCACGTAGGCATCAGCATGCAAAGAGGTGCAGACATCGCAAAAGCTACCGCCGACATCAGCCTACTAAAAGACGACATCGGCTCGGTCGCCGTCGCAAAAGACATCGCAAATAAAACGATGAGGCTGATAAATACGAATTTTAACGCTACCGTCGGCATAAACTCGCTCATCCTAGCAGGTGCTACGTTTGGACTCTTTAACCCTATCGCCACGGCCGTTTTACACAACGGCACGACGATCGGACTGCTGGCAAATTCGATGAAAGGCGTCAAGATAGGCGCGAAGTAAATTTGAAGGAATGACGGTTGATAGATAAAATTTTAAAATTTATGAACGACGAGATGTCGCTAACCAACGACTTTTTATACGGCTATTTTTTGGTTATCGTGCTCGTTCTTACTGGTATTTATTTTAGCTATATCACTAGATTCGTGCAGTTTAGGATGTTTTTCGAGGCGTGCAAAGTGCTAGTCGAGAAAAAAGATAAATACAACAAGCACCACCTTACGCCCTTTCAAGCGCTTATGATCTCTACCGCCTCGCGCGTGGGCATCGGAAATATCGCCGGCATCTCCGCTGCTATCGTAGCCGGCGGTCCGGGCGCGCTATTTTGGATGTGTTTGATGGCGTTTTTGGGCGCGGCTTCGGCATTTGCCGAGAGTACGCTAGCTCAAATTTACAAAACCAAAGACGTATTCGGCTTTAAGGGCGGCCCGGCATACTACATCAAAAACGGTCTAGGCATTAAATGGCTAGCTACGCTTTTTGCAGTTATCCTCGTCATTACCTACGCTTACGGATTTAACGGCCTACAAAGCTACACCATGACCTCCGCCTTTCAAATTTACTACGACCAAAGCGCGGGCGCTACGAGCTTTAGCGATAGCGGCTTGCCGGTTGGTATCGGGCTCATCCTTACCGCATTTGCGGCGGTTATGTTTTTTAGCAAGAGCCATATTATCGGCAAGGTTAGCTCCTACATCGTGCCTTTTATGGCGCTTGCTTACATCCTGCTAGCCTTTATCGCGATCTGCTTAAATTTAGACAAGCTCCCGTCAGTATTTGATATGATTATAAAAAGCGCCTTTGATTTTAAGGCGATATTTGGCGGATTTGCCGGTAGCGTGATCGTCTACGGTATCAAGCGCGGACTATTTTCAAACGAAGCGGGCATGGGTTCTGCGCCAAACGCGGCCGCTGCTGCTCATACTAGCCACCCGGTTAAACAAGGACTCGTGCAGGCGATGGCGGTTTTTATAGATATGACGATCTGCGTGGCTTCTGGCATGATAGTGCTTTTCTCGCAGGCCTATATCACAAAGCAAACTGGCGCCAGCGGCGAGCTACTAACCGCGCTTCCTTTGGTGCAGGCTGCAATGCGCGAGTACTACGGCGAGATCGGCCTTCACTTTACGACGCTTGCGGTGGTGCTTTTTGCGATCACATCGCTGATCGGCAACTACTACTACGCGCAGGCAAATATCAAATACCTCACCAAAAACCACAAAATCGCCATGGCATTTAAGGTTACGGCGGTCGCAATGATATTCGTCGGAGCGCAGATGAACCTAACTATCGCCTGGAACATCGCCGATATCACGATGGCTGCGATGGCTACGATAAATATCGCGGCGATCTTTATGCTATCAAAAGTCATGATAAAAGCCCTAAAAGACTACGAATCGCAAAGAAAAGCTGGGCTAAATCCGGAATTTGACCCTGAGAGCATAGGTATCGCAAACACAACTTGCTGGAGAAAAAAATGAACATAAACGGACAACTTTTAAATTTACAAACCCATAGAAAAGTCGCCAAAGTCGGCATGAGCGTCACCTTAGCTACCGTTTGCCTAACAGCACTCGGGCTTAAGGGTAGAAACAAAAGCCGCTGCGCGAAGCTACACACGATAGCAGGTATCGCATTTGTGGGATTTTCGCTCTACCACGCGGGACTTTACGAAAACGG contains:
- a CDS encoding alanine/glycine:cation symporter family protein, coding for MNDEMSLTNDFLYGYFLVIVLVLTGIYFSYITRFVQFRMFFEACKVLVEKKDKYNKHHLTPFQALMISTASRVGIGNIAGISAAIVAGGPGALFWMCLMAFLGAASAFAESTLAQIYKTKDVFGFKGGPAYYIKNGLGIKWLATLFAVILVITYAYGFNGLQSYTMTSAFQIYYDQSAGATSFSDSGLPVGIGLILTAFAAVMFFSKSHIIGKVSSYIVPFMALAYILLAFIAICLNLDKLPSVFDMIIKSAFDFKAIFGGFAGSVIVYGIKRGLFSNEAGMGSAPNAAAAAHTSHPVKQGLVQAMAVFIDMTICVASGMIVLFSQAYITKQTGASGELLTALPLVQAAMREYYGEIGLHFTTLAVVLFAITSLIGNYYYAQANIKYLTKNHKIAMAFKVTAVAMIFVGAQMNLTIAWNIADITMAAMATINIAAIFMLSKVMIKALKDYESQRKAGLNPEFDPESIGIANTTCWRKK
- a CDS encoding M23 family metallopeptidase, with protein sequence MKKIILAVLICLNLSAKGQGSAPSETQTIVNGDVEIVQVEAKFAGNLSIDGKKKRWLSVPGDENLKFAVVAASYRQKGEIKLINGLKSGDETIVFKIMEGEYKKEKITVEGSKVTPPKEVLKRIEEEREEANKIYATTNVGLKFNSKFILPMSSSVTSPFGTARVFNGTLKSYHGGTDFRAAVGTSVIAANDGVVVIAKDRYYAGGSVVIDHGEGIYTQYYHLSALNVKVGQSVKKGDIIALSGASGRVSGPHLHFGVIAGGVQVNPLNFVKKINEILN
- a CDS encoding lipid-binding SYLF domain-containing protein; this encodes MKRFLKLAACALLLGQLAYADFTQNQKVRTSFDILNDLGSRKLLNLKDTSEIRGIIVIPEVVSGGLVVTTHTGDGIFVGRNDENEWSSPIFINFKGGGIGLQGGYKSTDLVVLFKSRRSYAGLINGKGQIDLSADAVVLGAGEKAGVMSDLPEITAWATLRGKSRGLFAGVSVNTSLVVVDKQATYDYYDRMYDMEDIYNNSPKDSRYTKTLKEVLNKYFK
- a CDS encoding HMA2 domain-containing protein is translated as MSAAPHIPSELVLRIASYFTPIHHVAGRLRVRVSSDIKKEADSLPLEKIDQTIKQIDGIKNVKFNKLIGSATIEYDHEVFPKKMWDDLLKGENLHEISALINNLAQKATGGAR
- a CDS encoding DUF1104 domain-containing protein, whose amino-acid sequence is MKKVVLISMLVAGGLFAASLENSTNDELYKMVANADAKTLSEVAFEIDKRAGKLRYEAKEVKRGLKAEMIKKMDAMSVADRQNFMQDFRKSYNDKVGALSVAEAKRLDIELKDGDDDDVFHKKFKRDFKGGFIKDKDGKGPHMPQNKE
- a CDS encoding Fur family transcriptional regulator, translated to MHTFDKFYMKFLELLRDYGYKNSAAKEQILKILFSSDEHLGASEIQTKIKSEFRRNVSLTAIYQFLNFLQDFGLVLSFEENGINKFELNLKSHHDHLVCTKCGATENFFDKDIEEKQEQICRNSGFKLEGHAMILYGICLKCQNK
- a CDS encoding heavy metal translocating P-type ATPase produces the protein MTPKNNVRIAHLIKNRVRFICERIGENCDESHLEAQISEFKYVKSVRVNKKAKSIVVGFESNLDEIKDFIENLQIKNLSKRKEEPSKAEIYKAAAALALTPLIGSNGVKAAVSLVAAAPLLKEGASEAVNEGVTSKALEAAAVGVSLARRDFLAANSTNLMLTIGEYMEESAVHRSDDLIKELARPNIEEVWIEINDHGKKSLKKIPTADVKIGDIVVVGAGESIGIDGYIVEGTASVNQVSMTGEAEPVKKERGDRVMSGTVVEDGRIKIWAESIAAESATARIKSYIQSSLNEKSAVGLKATRLADKLVPVTLSLAGVSYLLSRDMTRVASVLQADYSCALKLATPVAFKSSISKAGRNGVLIKGAKSIEALASADTFVFDKTGTLTHGSLSVVKVHSFKKEFTEAQLLNLTASAEEHYFHPVAEAIVKAAREIGFHHIHHDEVEFIVAHGVKTYVGGKEVVIGSRHFLEDDEQISFSKHEEIIKSEVDSGLTLLYIGYDKELLGIIAMRDTMRENAAQTLAKLRKLGVKELIMLTGDVQSKADQVASELGIDRVYANCLPTDKAGIIEQLKAEGKKVAFVGDGINDAPSLTKAHVGISMQRGADIAKATADISLLKDDIGSVAVAKDIANKTMRLINTNFNATVGINSLILAGATFGLFNPIATAVLHNGTTIGLLANSMKGVKIGAK